A genomic window from Fibrobacterota bacterium includes:
- a CDS encoding ATP-grasp domain-containing protein, which translates to MQLTKADKRKILILGASLVQVPMIVRAKELGFHVATCDNRPENPGHVLADASFSVSTTDREGVLKIAEANRVDGIVVTSDSAAPTAAWVASKLGLPTHPSESVDILCDKSRFRSFLRANGFKTPDFVSLGRGEDPSEIVRLGFPLLVKPVDSSGSRGVSVVHQPDRIPAAIAHALDHSRSGHVIAEEYIEPFGHAITGEGFSVDGKLVFRMYTNDLRDPIFPLYSVCVTLPLEHDSSTIARIDREIQRAFDLLQLRTGPYNFDIRIDSQGNPVLMEIAPRIGGGGMPQMARACHGVDLLGMTLLSATGHPVHPGRPLDSTGCWAAYELNSLQAGVFRALSLDPDFERDHVKQLHLTTASGERIGRFGDPGGIIGFAVLHFDAVENQEQLFGSIRRSIQVLVD; encoded by the coding sequence ATGCAACTGACCAAAGCGGACAAACGGAAGATCCTGATCCTTGGTGCCTCGTTGGTCCAGGTCCCCATGATCGTGCGAGCCAAGGAACTCGGATTCCATGTCGCGACCTGCGACAACCGCCCGGAGAATCCCGGACATGTGCTTGCCGACGCCTCCTTCAGCGTGAGCACGACAGATCGTGAAGGGGTCCTCAAGATCGCCGAGGCCAACCGGGTGGATGGGATCGTCGTGACCTCGGATTCCGCCGCACCGACAGCGGCATGGGTCGCGAGCAAACTCGGCCTTCCGACGCACCCATCGGAATCCGTCGACATCCTCTGCGACAAATCGCGGTTCCGCTCCTTCCTTCGGGCCAATGGATTCAAGACGCCGGATTTCGTCTCCTTAGGGAGAGGCGAGGATCCAAGCGAAATCGTTCGGCTCGGTTTTCCGCTTCTGGTCAAGCCCGTCGATTCCTCGGGAAGCCGCGGGGTGAGCGTCGTCCACCAGCCCGATCGGATTCCTGCGGCGATCGCCCACGCACTCGACCATTCCAGGTCCGGTCATGTCATCGCCGAGGAATACATCGAGCCTTTCGGCCATGCCATCACGGGAGAGGGCTTTTCCGTGGATGGAAAGTTGGTGTTTCGGATGTATACCAACGACCTGCGGGACCCGATCTTTCCACTGTACTCGGTTTGCGTCACCCTTCCACTGGAGCACGACTCCTCCACGATCGCCAGGATCGATAGGGAAATCCAGCGTGCCTTCGACCTCCTTCAGCTCCGGACCGGGCCTTACAACTTCGACATCCGCATCGACTCCCAAGGGAATCCGGTCCTGATGGAGATCGCTCCGCGGATCGGAGGGGGCGGGATGCCCCAAATGGCAAGGGCTTGCCATGGAGTCGACCTTCTCGGCATGACCCTGCTATCCGCCACAGGACACCCCGTCCACCCCGGTCGGCCACTCGATTCCACAGGCTGCTGGGCTGCCTACGAATTGAACAGCCTCCAAGCTGGCGTGTTCCGCGCCCTTTCACTCGATCCCGACTTCGAAAGGGACCACGTCAAGCAACTGCATCTCACCACCGCCAGCGGGGAGCGGATCGGTCGATTCGGCGACCCTGGGGGGATCATCGGATTCGCCGTCCTCCATTTCGACGCTGTGGAGAATCAGGAACAATTGTTCGGCTCCATCAGGCGCTCCATCCAAGTGCTGGTGGACTGA
- a CDS encoding WbqC family protein: MRLGIMQPYFLPYIGYFQLLRSVDRFVFLDDVAFIKKGWIHRNRIQIGGKEHMFTIPVHDASQNRTIAETQITADPSWKTKLEKTIRGSYSRAPCFGEVFPLFQDILHFETRSISEFAIHSVRKVAEFLSIETPTLCSSMAHGQTELRAQDRILEICKREGATHYINPIGGLELYDPLVFAAEKIELSFLKTTPIPYHLSAEEFIPYLSILDVLMLNSKEEVQGHLESFTLIQPN, from the coding sequence ATGAGACTCGGCATCATGCAACCTTATTTCCTACCGTACATCGGGTATTTCCAGCTCTTGCGCAGTGTCGATCGATTCGTTTTCCTGGACGATGTCGCCTTCATCAAAAAGGGCTGGATCCACCGCAATCGGATCCAGATCGGGGGGAAGGAACACATGTTCACCATTCCCGTCCACGACGCCAGCCAGAATCGAACCATCGCCGAAACCCAGATCACCGCGGATCCTTCGTGGAAAACCAAACTGGAAAAAACCATCCGAGGCTCCTATTCTCGCGCCCCGTGCTTCGGCGAGGTTTTTCCTCTGTTCCAGGACATCCTGCATTTCGAAACTCGATCCATTTCCGAATTTGCCATCCATTCGGTCCGGAAGGTCGCCGAGTTCCTTTCCATCGAAACACCCACCCTCTGCTCGTCGATGGCCCATGGGCAGACAGAATTGCGGGCGCAAGACCGGATCCTGGAGATCTGCAAACGGGAAGGCGCGACTCACTATATCAACCCCATCGGGGGATTGGAGCTCTACGATCCACTGGTGTTCGCCGCGGAAAAAATCGAGCTTTCCTTCCTGAAGACCACCCCGATCCCCTACCACCTTTCCGCTGAGGAATTCATCCCCTACCTGTCCATCCTCGATGTTCTCATGTTAAACTCCAAGGAAGAGGTCCAGGGACATCTGGAAAGCTTCACACTCATCCAACCGAACTGA
- a CDS encoding glutamate--tRNA ligase, with protein sequence MTVRVRFAPSPTGYLHVGGARSALFNWLFARKMGGKFLLRIEDTDQSRYNETALHDLIRDLKWMGLTWDEGPEVGGPHEPYYQSQRLELYKRHADELIAKGSAYRCFCTSERLDALRARQEENKMPPGYDRHCRDLDGEESNRRAASGEVHVVRLRTPMSGKTVFTDLIRGEIEYQNHVLDDLVLLKTDGFPTYHLANVVDDHDMQITHVLRGDEWIPSTPRHVLLYQAFGWTPPAFCHLPVILAPGGGKLSKRKGAASVGDFREKGYLPQALFNFLALLGWSPGDDREKMTLQELIDSFSLERIMPKSAAFDEIKLEWLNGQYLIDTPVDDLLGEVRRILELRGYASELAAQPTMLRKHVSLLKDRSKRIDEIVDTGLYFWRDPDTYDEKAVAKYWKAETPERMRVLCAQLETVAWDHASLEACYKALTESLGIKFAELIHPTRLAVSGLSYGPGLFEMLEALDRKLVIDRIHRAMERLGG encoded by the coding sequence ATGACCGTACGCGTCCGCTTCGCTCCGTCTCCCACCGGTTATCTGCACGTGGGCGGCGCCCGATCCGCCCTGTTCAATTGGTTGTTCGCCCGCAAGATGGGCGGCAAGTTCCTGCTGCGCATCGAAGACACCGACCAATCCCGCTACAACGAAACCGCTCTGCACGACCTGATCCGCGACCTCAAGTGGATGGGGCTGACCTGGGACGAGGGTCCGGAAGTGGGCGGGCCTCACGAACCGTACTACCAGAGCCAGCGCCTGGAACTGTACAAGCGCCACGCCGACGAGCTGATCGCCAAGGGGTCCGCCTACCGGTGTTTTTGCACCTCCGAGCGTCTGGACGCCTTGCGCGCCCGCCAGGAAGAAAACAAGATGCCGCCCGGCTACGATCGCCACTGCCGCGACCTGGATGGGGAAGAATCGAATCGCCGCGCGGCCTCGGGCGAGGTGCACGTGGTGCGTTTGCGCACCCCGATGTCCGGCAAGACCGTGTTCACCGACCTGATCCGCGGCGAGATCGAATACCAAAACCACGTGCTGGACGATCTTGTTTTGCTGAAGACCGACGGCTTTCCCACCTACCACCTGGCCAACGTCGTGGACGACCACGACATGCAAATCACCCACGTGTTGCGCGGCGACGAATGGATTCCCTCCACGCCCCGCCACGTTCTCTTGTACCAAGCGTTCGGATGGACCCCGCCGGCGTTCTGCCACCTGCCCGTGATCTTGGCTCCCGGGGGTGGAAAGCTCTCCAAGCGCAAAGGCGCGGCTTCGGTGGGCGATTTCCGTGAGAAGGGCTACTTGCCCCAAGCTTTGTTCAACTTCCTGGCCCTTCTGGGCTGGAGTCCGGGCGACGATCGGGAAAAGATGACCCTCCAGGAACTGATCGACAGTTTCTCGCTGGAGCGGATCATGCCCAAATCGGCGGCCTTCGATGAAATCAAATTGGAATGGCTCAACGGGCAATATCTGATCGATACCCCGGTGGACGACCTGTTGGGCGAGGTCCGTCGGATCCTGGAATTGCGCGGGTACGCCAGTGAACTTGCCGCCCAGCCCACCATGCTTCGCAAGCATGTGTCGCTTCTGAAGGACCGCTCCAAGCGCATCGACGAAATCGTGGACACCGGCCTGTATTTCTGGCGGGATCCGGACACCTACGACGAAAAAGCCGTGGCCAAGTACTGGAAAGCGGAAACCCCTGAGCGAATGCGCGTGCTGTGCGCCCAGTTGGAGACCGTCGCCTGGGACCATGCCTCGCTCGAAGCATGCTACAAGGCTCTGACGGAATCGCTGGGGATCAAGTTCGCCGAACTCATCCATCCCACACGACTGGCTGTGTCGGGGCTTTCCTATGGTCCGGGGCTGTTCGAGATGTTGGAGGCGCTGGATCGCAAATTGGTGATCGATCGCATCCATCGCGCCATGGAGCGACTCGGCGGCTGA
- a CDS encoding SpoIIE family protein phosphatase codes for MIQVLRDMRVLSMNRWAARLFSVDAEDWIGRMVTDLGGDLLEAGPLADLADHIGSPLGFSEWERELPGDPPRVIHVRAVVQGEGYSILIEDITERRALESRSKAIVASSKDGMVVVDEHGVIVWPNGRFGQLFGLHWRQFKGMRFQMAMDLVSECFVNRSELIRFVRQADRSPEAHCEEILEVTWPERIVLQVNSRPISSERGRNIGRVWTFSDITRFKDMEHELRDYASSLESRVKERTVELETRNSELETARQKLEKAQRAFEDELDMAKQVQDGLLPEHLPEIPGWRLHAEYMPTGKVGGDFFDVVPLDDDRIFVVMADVAGHGVPAALVTAMAKMAFMRFVRSGEVSVSEILRQVNAEIFRAVRTDHYMTVYAAIIELRTGLVRQCRACHPYPFLVRSATGEVERITQRGGFFVGMFENAVYVEEEIRIHPGDLLFLYTDGLHESMDAAGRQFGLQRLESSILSSWMDGPASTIHNALAQREGHAMGRAPNDDITVLALQRL; via the coding sequence ATGATCCAGGTCCTTCGGGACATGCGCGTGCTTTCCATGAACCGCTGGGCGGCGCGATTGTTTTCGGTGGACGCGGAGGATTGGATCGGGCGGATGGTCACCGACCTGGGCGGCGACCTGTTGGAAGCAGGCCCCTTGGCGGATCTGGCAGATCATATCGGAAGCCCGCTGGGCTTTTCCGAATGGGAACGGGAACTTCCCGGCGACCCACCGCGCGTGATCCATGTGCGTGCGGTGGTCCAGGGCGAGGGCTACTCCATCCTCATCGAGGACATCACCGAACGCCGCGCGTTGGAAAGCCGCTCCAAAGCGATCGTGGCCAGTTCCAAGGACGGCATGGTGGTGGTGGACGAACACGGCGTGATCGTCTGGCCCAACGGGCGGTTCGGGCAATTGTTCGGGCTGCATTGGCGCCAGTTCAAGGGCATGCGTTTCCAGATGGCCATGGACCTGGTGAGCGAATGCTTCGTGAACCGCTCCGAGCTGATCCGCTTCGTGCGCCAGGCCGATCGCAGTCCGGAAGCCCACTGCGAAGAGATCCTGGAAGTCACCTGGCCCGAACGCATCGTGCTGCAGGTCAATTCCCGTCCGATCTCCTCCGAACGCGGCCGCAACATCGGCCGGGTCTGGACGTTTTCCGACATCACCCGGTTCAAGGACATGGAGCACGAGCTGCGCGACTACGCCAGCTCGCTGGAGAGCCGGGTCAAGGAACGGACCGTCGAGTTGGAAACCAGAAATTCCGAACTGGAGACCGCCAGACAAAAACTGGAAAAGGCCCAGCGCGCCTTCGAGGACGAGCTCGACATGGCCAAGCAGGTGCAGGACGGCCTCTTGCCCGAGCACCTGCCCGAGATTCCCGGCTGGCGCCTGCACGCCGAATACATGCCCACCGGCAAGGTCGGCGGCGATTTCTTCGATGTGGTCCCGCTGGACGACGACCGCATCTTCGTGGTCATGGCCGACGTGGCGGGACACGGGGTTCCGGCCGCGCTCGTCACCGCCATGGCCAAGATGGCCTTCATGCGCTTCGTGCGCTCGGGCGAGGTTTCCGTTTCCGAAATCCTCCGGCAGGTGAACGCCGAGATCTTCCGGGCCGTGCGCACGGATCACTACATGACCGTCTACGCGGCGATCATCGAGCTGCGCACGGGGTTGGTCCGCCAGTGCCGCGCTTGCCACCCGTATCCCTTCCTGGTGCGTTCCGCCACCGGAGAGGTGGAGCGGATCACGCAGCGCGGGGGATTCTTCGTGGGCATGTTCGAAAACGCGGTGTATGTGGAAGAGGAGATCCGCATCCATCCGGGCGATCTGTTGTTCCTGTACACGGACGGATTGCACGAGAGCATGGACGCGGCGGGCAGGCAGTTCGGACTGCAACGCCTGGAATCCTCCATCCTTTCCAGCTGGATGGATGGTCCCGCCTCCACGATCCACAACGCCCTGGCCCAGCGCGAAGGCCATGCGATGGGCAGGGCCCCCAACGACGACATCACCGTGCTCGCCCTGCAGCGGCTTTGA
- the galE gene encoding UDP-glucose 4-epimerase GalE, which produces MRITVAGGAGYIGSHVARRLVEAGHEVVVFDNLSTGNRSSVPPTATFVHGDVSDPLASRKVLAGSDALIYLAAWKAAGESMTDPVKYSRNNLQATLSFLDAAQDVGVKYVVFSSSAAVFGEPKYLPIDEDHPKDPSNYYGFTKLEIERVLSWYDRLLGMKSACLRYFNAAGYDPAGRITGLERNPANLIPVVMEAACGVREKVQIFGNDYDTHDGTGVRDYIHVTDLAEAHLMALEYMEKGGKSFVVNLGTGKGLSVLDVVHSAAKLSGRNVPYQIVGRREGDPASLWASGEKAKELLGWVPRHSDVDTIVSTTWAAYKANGLVK; this is translated from the coding sequence ATGAGAATCACCGTCGCCGGAGGCGCAGGATACATCGGAAGCCACGTGGCCAGACGCCTGGTGGAAGCCGGGCACGAAGTCGTGGTCTTCGACAACCTTTCCACCGGCAACCGTTCTTCCGTGCCTCCGACGGCCACCTTCGTGCATGGCGACGTGTCCGATCCGTTGGCCTCGCGCAAGGTCCTGGCCGGCAGCGACGCATTGATCTACCTCGCCGCCTGGAAAGCCGCGGGCGAGAGCATGACGGATCCTGTCAAGTATTCGCGCAACAACCTCCAGGCCACCCTGTCGTTCCTGGACGCCGCCCAGGACGTGGGCGTCAAGTACGTCGTGTTCAGCTCTTCGGCCGCCGTGTTCGGCGAGCCCAAGTACCTGCCCATCGACGAGGACCATCCCAAGGATCCGAGCAACTACTACGGCTTCACGAAGCTGGAAATCGAACGTGTCCTTTCCTGGTACGATCGCCTCCTGGGGATGAAGTCCGCGTGCCTTCGCTACTTCAACGCGGCTGGATACGATCCCGCGGGCCGGATCACCGGCCTGGAGCGAAATCCCGCCAACCTGATCCCCGTGGTGATGGAAGCCGCTTGCGGCGTGCGCGAAAAGGTCCAGATCTTCGGAAACGACTACGACACCCACGACGGCACCGGCGTGCGCGACTACATCCACGTGACGGATCTTGCCGAAGCCCACCTGATGGCCTTGGAATACATGGAAAAGGGCGGAAAGTCGTTCGTGGTGAACCTGGGCACCGGAAAGGGCCTGAGCGTCCTGGACGTGGTCCACTCCGCCGCCAAGCTCAGCGGACGGAACGTGCCTTACCAGATCGTGGGTCGACGCGAAGGGGATCCGGCGTCGTTGTGGGCTTCCGGCGAGAAGGCCAAGGAGCTTCTGGGCTGGGTGCCCCGCCACTCGGACGTGGACACGATCGTTTCCACGACCTGGGCGGCGTACAAGGCCAACGGGCTGGTCAAGTAG
- a CDS encoding VWA domain-containing protein, with the protein MRRLPVYIVLDTSGSMHGEPIEAVRQGMQVLVENLRQDPYALETAWISVITFSEEAQQVLPLTELVSFQPPILDVGGRTSLGAALELLADRMDAEVHKASGKKRGDWKPMVFLMSDGVPTDDFERGIERIKAAEAGVVVCCAAGPQASTEVLGRISENVVKLDAADFPYIKAFFKWVSSSISSCSRRVDTQAPDAIALADLPPPPSEWGAPK; encoded by the coding sequence ATGAGACGCCTTCCCGTCTACATCGTCCTCGACACCTCCGGTTCCATGCATGGCGAGCCGATCGAGGCCGTACGGCAGGGAATGCAGGTGCTCGTGGAAAACCTCCGCCAAGACCCGTACGCGTTGGAAACCGCCTGGATCTCCGTGATCACCTTCTCGGAGGAGGCCCAGCAAGTCCTTCCTCTGACGGAACTGGTGAGCTTCCAGCCACCCATCCTGGATGTGGGTGGGCGCACGTCGCTGGGTGCGGCGTTGGAGCTTCTGGCCGATCGCATGGATGCCGAGGTCCACAAGGCATCGGGGAAGAAACGCGGCGACTGGAAGCCCATGGTGTTTTTGATGAGCGATGGCGTGCCCACGGACGACTTCGAACGCGGGATCGAACGGATCAAAGCCGCCGAGGCGGGTGTGGTGGTCTGTTGCGCCGCCGGTCCCCAGGCCAGCACGGAAGTGCTGGGACGGATTTCGGAGAACGTCGTGAAGCTGGACGCCGCCGATTTCCCCTACATCAAGGCATTCTTCAAGTGGGTGAGTTCGTCCATCTCCAGCTGCAGCCGCCGCGTGGACACCCAGGCCCCGGATGCCATCGCCCTGGCGGATCTTCCGCCCCCACCCTCCGAATGGGGGGCACCAAAATGA
- a CDS encoding VWA domain-containing protein, with amino-acid sequence MSGRRLPVYLLLDTSGSMNGEPIESVRVGLESLLSSLRQNPYALESVHLCIVTFDLDVKVVMPLTHLAEVRLPEIRCPASGATMIGAGLEKILELVKADSRPTAPDAKGDWRPLLFVMTDGKPSDTAAWQDAAPRIRSAGFASVIACAAGIKADPQSLRILTDTVVSLDTMDSSTFASFFTWVSAAVTSGSSSAGSAAPALPPPPPEINLVL; translated from the coding sequence ATGAGCGGCCGCCGCCTTCCGGTATACCTTCTCCTTGACACTTCCGGCTCCATGAACGGCGAGCCGATCGAATCCGTTCGCGTGGGCCTGGAATCGCTGCTTTCCAGCCTCAGACAAAATCCGTACGCGTTGGAAAGCGTGCACCTGTGCATCGTGACCTTCGACCTGGACGTGAAGGTGGTGATGCCCCTCACGCATCTGGCGGAAGTCCGGTTGCCGGAAATCCGCTGCCCGGCTTCCGGTGCCACCATGATCGGTGCCGGACTGGAGAAGATCCTGGAATTGGTCAAAGCCGATTCCCGTCCCACGGCGCCGGACGCCAAGGGCGACTGGCGCCCGCTGCTGTTTGTCATGACCGACGGCAAGCCCTCCGACACCGCAGCCTGGCAGGATGCCGCGCCTCGTATCCGCTCGGCCGGTTTCGCATCGGTGATCGCTTGCGCCGCCGGGATCAAGGCCGACCCCCAATCCCTGCGGATCCTGACAGATACCGTCGTGTCGCTGGACACCATGGACAGCTCCACCTTCGCGAGCTTCTTCACGTGGGTATCTGCCGCCGTCACCAGCGGCAGCTCCAGTGCGGGCTCGGCCGCTCCCGCCCTTCCTCCTCCTCCCCCGGAAATCAACCTCGTCCTCTAG
- a CDS encoding VWA domain-containing protein has translation MRRLPIFLLLDVSESMVGESLRQMQTGLDALITTLRQDPYALETVHLSVIGFAGRARTLTPLVDLAAFNAPKLPIGSGTSLGAALEHLMASLDREVQSGSASQKGDWRPIVFLVTDGRPTDDVEASLARWKAKYESRASLVAIGVGTSVPLETLGRLTENVFHLKGRTEKDFKTFISWISQSISSQTRSIGLGKEGAVVPFRPMDGIVQLGKDTSVSAYPRADEDLVIVPGRCGRTRLPYLIRYEKPQTVDDFLQAAWNGDSWNLVGAYPLDMSYFEWSEAPRGPGFQVNSGRLRGTPPCPHCKGSDAFVGCGCGQISCMNDGDETVTCPTCGSTGEVRMVEGGFSVGRALG, from the coding sequence ATGCGCAGACTGCCCATTTTCCTTTTGCTCGACGTGTCCGAGTCCATGGTGGGGGAAAGCCTCCGCCAGATGCAGACCGGACTGGACGCGCTCATCACCACCCTCCGCCAGGACCCGTACGCCTTGGAAACGGTCCATCTGTCCGTGATCGGCTTCGCGGGCAGGGCGCGCACCCTCACCCCTCTGGTGGATCTGGCCGCCTTCAATGCGCCCAAACTGCCCATCGGATCCGGCACCAGCTTGGGCGCCGCGCTGGAACACCTGATGGCGAGCCTGGACCGGGAAGTGCAATCCGGTTCGGCCAGCCAGAAAGGCGATTGGCGTCCCATCGTGTTTCTGGTCACCGATGGCCGCCCCACCGACGACGTGGAAGCCTCCTTGGCCCGCTGGAAGGCCAAATACGAGTCGCGTGCGAGCCTGGTGGCCATCGGGGTGGGAACCTCGGTGCCGCTGGAAACCCTCGGTCGCCTGACAGAAAACGTCTTCCACCTCAAGGGTCGCACCGAAAAGGACTTCAAGACGTTCATTTCCTGGATCAGCCAGTCCATCTCGTCCCAGACGCGAAGCATCGGGTTGGGCAAGGAGGGCGCCGTGGTTCCCTTCCGTCCCATGGACGGGATCGTCCAACTGGGCAAGGACACCTCGGTGTCGGCCTACCCGCGCGCCGACGAGGACCTGGTGATCGTTCCGGGCCGCTGCGGCCGCACCCGCTTGCCCTACCTGATCCGCTACGAAAAGCCCCAGACCGTGGACGATTTCCTGCAGGCCGCCTGGAACGGCGATTCCTGGAATCTCGTGGGCGCCTATCCGTTGGACATGTCGTACTTCGAGTGGTCGGAAGCGCCGCGCGGACCGGGATTCCAGGTCAATTCGGGTCGGTTGCGGGGCACGCCACCTTGCCCGCACTGCAAAGGATCGGACGCGTTCGTCGGATGTGGTTGCGGACAGATCAGCTGCATGAACGATGGCGACGAAACGGTCACTTGTCCCACTTGCGGATCCACCGGCGAAGTGCGCATGGTGGAAGGCGGATTCAGCGTGGGCAGGGCTCTCGGATGA
- a CDS encoding protein phosphatase 2C domain-containing protein, with the protein MRFPNARQGDAYEQPFPEPDGTGWVLYRWEAIPASCGLHLDPRRMVVFGTPVESGECKVVAAFRDPATGQERERVACVYVNADPRSLWKDTPSSPDTPFWKPDVLASRLDGANATLVAARRRGRSHAHVGSCCDDDFHLATVGDWSIAIVADGAGSAKASRLGSRLAVEAAGAFLTQALGGLEGAALTNAGRILADAPSDPAAARNAVMRGLWTTVGAAAHEAMKALDAARATHNVELQDLSTTLLVSIARPVGERWLVGAYWVGDGALAVLSRNPDEVALLGEVDSGEYSGQTVFLDPSQLDAQALGKRLCYALVDHLEAVFLLTDGVSDPRFDSEDKMAQTGEWTALWQELTTLMGDPETEILAHEKLLAWLDFWSPGNHDDRTIALVIPAKQGA; encoded by the coding sequence GTGCGTTTTCCCAATGCGCGCCAAGGCGACGCCTACGAACAACCCTTCCCGGAACCCGATGGCACCGGATGGGTCCTGTATCGGTGGGAAGCCATTCCCGCCTCCTGCGGGCTGCACCTGGATCCGCGCCGCATGGTGGTGTTCGGCACTCCAGTGGAATCCGGCGAGTGCAAGGTGGTCGCCGCGTTCCGCGATCCGGCCACCGGACAGGAGCGCGAGCGCGTGGCGTGCGTCTATGTGAACGCGGATCCGCGGTCGTTGTGGAAGGACACGCCTTCCTCGCCGGATACGCCTTTCTGGAAGCCGGATGTCCTGGCGTCCCGCCTGGATGGCGCCAACGCCACGCTGGTGGCGGCGCGCAGGCGTGGACGTTCCCATGCCCACGTGGGATCTTGCTGCGACGACGATTTCCACCTGGCCACCGTGGGGGATTGGTCCATCGCGATCGTGGCCGACGGCGCGGGGAGCGCGAAGGCTTCCCGGCTCGGTTCCCGCCTGGCGGTGGAGGCCGCGGGAGCGTTCCTCACCCAGGCGTTGGGCGGCCTGGAAGGCGCCGCGCTCACCAATGCGGGCCGGATCCTCGCGGATGCCCCCTCCGATCCCGCCGCGGCGCGAAATGCCGTGATGCGGGGTTTGTGGACCACCGTGGGTGCCGCCGCTCACGAGGCCATGAAGGCCCTCGATGCGGCCAGGGCCACCCACAACGTGGAGTTGCAGGATTTGTCCACCACTCTGCTCGTGTCCATCGCGCGCCCGGTCGGCGAACGTTGGCTCGTGGGAGCGTACTGGGTGGGGGACGGCGCCTTGGCGGTGCTTTCGCGCAATCCGGACGAAGTCGCGTTGCTGGGCGAAGTGGACAGCGGCGAATACTCCGGACAGACCGTGTTCCTGGATCCCTCCCAGTTGGACGCCCAGGCATTGGGCAAGCGGCTCTGCTACGCTCTGGTGGATCATCTCGAGGCGGTGTTCCTGTTGACCGACGGGGTCTCCGATCCGCGTTTCGATTCCGAAGACAAGATGGCCCAGACCGGCGAGTGGACCGCGCTGTGGCAGGAATTGACAACCCTCATGGGGGATCCGGAAACGGAGATCCTCGCCCACGAGAAGCTTTTGGCGTGGCTGGATTTCTGGTCGCCGGGAAACCACGACGACAGGACCATCGCGTTGGTGATTCCGGCAAAGCAGGGAGCATAG